In the Mesorhizobium sp. WSM2240 genome, TGGATCCACCATCAGAATGAGGCACCCGATGTCGCATTCTTTTGACGCGAGCCGGTCCCTTACCGTACGCATACGGGCGAGGCCGCCTTGCGGGCTGATGCGTTTGGCTGCTGACTGTCAAAATGGATAGCAATATTGACAGTCATGTCGTGACGCGGATGGAGATCGTGGAAACGGGCCGGCGACGGCGTTGGCCGGTCGCGACGAAGCTTCGGATCGTAGAGGAAAGCTATTGCGGGCCTCGACTTGTTTCAGCCACAGCGCGTCGGCACGATTGAGACGCCCATAGCGAGTGCGGCTGGCCGGATGGAAGTGGTGAGCCTGAACGGGCGCCGGACGAAACCTCCGACCGATTCACCCCCAAGGCGGAGCGTTGATGTTGAGGCGCTGCTGCGGCTCATGCGGGGCCTGGAAACGCTGCGATGATCCCGGTTCCGACGGGGGTGCGGGTGTGGTTGGCGACGGGACACACCGACATGCGCTGCGGTTGTCCGAGCCTTGCTCTACGGGTGCAGGAGATCTTGAAGAAGGATCCGCTGAGCGGTCATATTTTTTGCTTTCGCGGTAAAAGAGGTGATCTCCTGAAGATCATTTGGCATGATGGGCAAGGATCGTGCCTGTTCACGAGGCGTCTTGAGCGTGGCCGCTACATCTGGCCCTCTCTGGCGGACGGAAGCGTTACGATATCGACGGCGCAGTTGAGCTATCTCCTGTCCGGGATCGATTGGCGCAACCCTCAGGAAACCTGGCGTCCGACGCGGGTCGGCTAGCATTTACCTTTTGAAATTGCAGGCAAAGTCTGATTCACTGGCTTCGTGACGTTGAAGCCGCACGATCTTCCCTTGGACCTCGCGAGTGCCCCTGGCGGCGCTGCAGGCCGAGCGCGAGGCGAGGCTGCGGGCCGAGGCGGTGGCCGCTACCGCGCAAGCGAAACTGTCGGACACCGAAGCGCTGATCGCGCATCTTCAACTCATGATCGAGAAGCTGAAGCGCGAGAAATACGGC is a window encoding:
- the tnpB gene encoding IS66 family insertion sequence element accessory protein TnpB (TnpB, as the term is used for proteins encoded by IS66 family insertion elements, is considered an accessory protein, since TnpC, encoded by a neighboring gene, is a DDE family transposase.): MIPVPTGVRVWLATGHTDMRCGCPSLALRVQEILKKDPLSGHIFCFRGKRGDLLKIIWHDGQGSCLFTRRLERGRYIWPSLADGSVTISTAQLSYLLSGIDWRNPQETWRPTRVG